In the Marinomonas algicola genome, one interval contains:
- a CDS encoding NAD(P)H-dependent oxidoreductase produces the protein MSELLKNLEWRYATKQMDASRPAEQEKIDRILEATRLTATSSGLQPYEVIVVKNADIKEQIKPHAWNQSQITDCSHLLVFAAWDNYTEERINMMFDLVNEERGFVNEGWENYRQMVLGLYPKRDAEVNYQHAARQAYIGLGTALIAAAEEKVDCTPMEGFVPEEVDTILGLKERGLRSVILLPIGYRADAGDWLVDLKKVRRSKENFITEVN, from the coding sequence ATGTCTGAATTATTGAAAAACCTAGAGTGGCGTTATGCAACTAAACAGATGGATGCCTCTCGTCCAGCTGAGCAAGAAAAAATTGACCGTATTTTGGAAGCTACACGCTTAACAGCTACATCAAGTGGATTGCAGCCATATGAAGTGATCGTCGTTAAAAATGCGGATATAAAAGAGCAAATCAAACCGCATGCTTGGAATCAAAGTCAGATCACCGATTGTTCTCATTTATTGGTATTTGCGGCGTGGGATAACTACACGGAAGAACGAATTAATATGATGTTTGACTTAGTAAATGAAGAACGAGGTTTTGTTAATGAGGGATGGGAAAACTATCGTCAAATGGTTTTGGGTCTATACCCTAAACGTGATGCTGAGGTAAATTATCAGCATGCAGCACGTCAAGCTTATATTGGCTTGGGGACCGCTTTAATTGCGGCGGCGGAAGAAAAAGTAGACTGCACTCCAATGGAAGGTTTTGTGCCTGAAGAAGTAGACACCATCTTAGGCTTAAAAGAGCGCGGCTTACGCTCAGTGATATTACTCCCTATTGGCTATCGTGCAGACGCCGGTGATTGGCTAGTTGACCTGAAAAAAGTTCGTCGCTCAAAAGAAAACTTTATTACTGAAGTGAACTAG
- a CDS encoding ABC transporter ATP-binding protein, which translates to MAEITLNALAHSYVEHPSRPEDYAIREMSHVWEQGGAFALLGPSGCGKSTLLNIISGLLEPSNGEVLFDGKRVNELKPEERNIAQVFQFPVVYDTMTVYDNLAFPLRNIGVPEYKVKSKVHEVAEILELSEQLKRKAKGLSADQKQKVSMGRGLVRDDVSAILFDEPLTVIDPQLKWKLRRKLKQIHEQFNITMVYVTHDQLEASTFADKIAVMYNGQIVQFGTPRELFEKPAHTFVGYFIGSPGMNFFEAELKDQLTFGEHIISTSEAMLDRLKAMNSKKITIGIRPEFVHVWDGKNDDAYPVDVDYVEDLGTYKILSFLFNGQLMKARLSEDQQVPSGQIYVSFPEQWTKIYVDEYLVELQDSALNSHSSQTTDSLEAHNAN; encoded by the coding sequence ATGGCTGAAATTACTTTAAATGCATTAGCTCACAGTTATGTCGAGCACCCTTCTAGACCTGAAGATTATGCTATCCGTGAAATGTCACATGTGTGGGAGCAAGGTGGTGCATTTGCTTTGCTAGGTCCATCAGGCTGCGGTAAATCAACTCTGCTCAATATTATTTCTGGATTACTCGAACCATCGAATGGCGAAGTTTTATTTGACGGTAAACGCGTTAACGAACTCAAACCAGAAGAACGAAACATCGCTCAAGTATTTCAGTTTCCCGTCGTTTACGACACCATGACTGTATACGACAATCTTGCCTTCCCGTTACGAAATATTGGCGTACCGGAATACAAGGTGAAATCGAAAGTTCACGAAGTTGCCGAAATTCTTGAATTATCGGAGCAATTAAAGCGCAAAGCAAAAGGCTTATCTGCGGACCAAAAACAAAAAGTATCCATGGGTCGAGGGTTAGTTCGGGACGATGTTTCAGCGATCTTATTTGATGAACCATTAACGGTAATTGACCCTCAATTAAAGTGGAAATTACGCCGAAAACTGAAGCAAATACATGAGCAATTTAATATTACCATGGTATATGTGACTCATGACCAACTAGAGGCTTCTACTTTCGCCGACAAAATCGCAGTTATGTATAACGGTCAAATTGTACAGTTCGGCACACCAAGAGAACTCTTCGAAAAACCCGCACACACTTTTGTGGGCTACTTTATTGGCAGCCCAGGAATGAACTTCTTCGAAGCGGAGTTGAAGGACCAATTAACCTTCGGCGAACACATTATTTCCACTAGTGAGGCCATGCTGGATCGCCTAAAGGCCATGAACAGCAAAAAAATAACCATCGGTATCCGGCCTGAGTTTGTTCATGTTTGGGATGGAAAAAATGACGATGCCTATCCAGTAGATGTCGATTACGTAGAAGATTTAGGGACCTATAAGATCCTTTCATTCCTCTTTAATGGGCAGTTAATGAAAGCACGCTTAAGTGAAGACCAACAAGTACCTTCTGGCCAGATTTATGTCAGCTTCCCAGAGCAATGGACCAAGATCTATGTTGATGAGTACTTAGTCGAACTACAGGACTCAGCCCTGAATTCACACTCATCTCAAACAACAGACTCCTTGGAGGCTCACAATGCAAACTAA
- a CDS encoding LysR family transcriptional regulator produces MLDKLKSMQIFVHVVQSESFTKAAVDFAISPTMIGKHIKSLEQQLGVRLLHRTTRRHSLSDAGQLYYLECVRILENISEAENNIQTFAERPTGTVRINCPVTFGNIILAPIVTDFLNLNEGINIDLILDNNLIDPLHDHFDLIIRIGELADSELIARSIGEYEMVFCASPDYLEKNTVPDTLESLLNHSCLGFSYGDIQAHRALGIDTLAFNKQHVRLASNSGQVLKTAAIKHTGILLQPRMLVKDALEKGVLVEILQKYTPAPMGVNLLYKTKQLPLKTRMVIEFLLAKIKR; encoded by the coding sequence ATGCTGGATAAATTAAAAAGCATGCAAATATTTGTGCATGTGGTGCAAAGTGAGAGCTTTACCAAAGCGGCGGTTGATTTTGCTATTAGCCCAACCATGATAGGTAAGCACATCAAGTCTTTAGAACAGCAATTAGGGGTTCGATTGCTACATCGGACAACCCGACGTCATTCCTTAAGTGATGCTGGGCAACTCTATTACTTAGAATGTGTGAGAATTCTGGAGAATATTTCTGAAGCGGAAAACAATATTCAAACGTTTGCAGAACGTCCTACAGGGACGGTAAGAATCAATTGCCCGGTGACGTTTGGGAATATTATTCTTGCCCCTATTGTGACGGATTTTTTAAACTTGAATGAGGGCATTAATATCGACTTAATTCTCGACAACAATTTAATTGATCCATTGCATGATCACTTTGATCTAATTATTCGGATTGGGGAGCTTGCGGATTCTGAGTTAATTGCCCGCTCCATTGGAGAATATGAAATGGTTTTTTGTGCCTCTCCAGACTATCTTGAAAAAAACACGGTGCCTGACACATTAGAGAGTCTTCTCAATCATTCGTGTTTAGGATTTAGTTACGGCGATATACAGGCTCATCGAGCACTAGGGATTGATACCCTTGCTTTTAATAAACAACACGTTCGTCTTGCTTCTAATAGTGGCCAAGTATTGAAAACGGCCGCCATCAAACACACAGGAATCTTGTTACAACCCAGAATGCTGGTAAAGGATGCCCTTGAAAAGGGTGTATTAGTTGAAATTTTACAGAAGTACACCCCAGCGCCTATGGGAGTAAATCTCTTGTATAAAACCAAGCAGTTACCGTTGAAAACACGGATGGTTATTGAGTTTCTATTAGCAAAAATAAAGCGGTAG
- a CDS encoding carbohydrate ABC transporter permease, which translates to MQTKVENNKAWFLVMPVFLIVAFSAIIPLMTVVNYSVQDIFDPYTRYFVGTEWFKQVMLDSRLHEALLRQFIYSFTILAIEVPLGICVALMMPTKGRGASLALILVAIPLLIPWNVVGTIWQIFGRADIGLFGAFMSEIGVNYNYASDTTDAWLTVILMDVWHWTPLVALLCYSGLRAIPEVYYQAARIDQASRWAVFRHIQLPKLTNVLIIGVLLRFMDSFMIYTEPFVLTGGGPGSSTTFLSQSLVQQAIGQFDIGPAAAFSLVYFLIILLVCWVFYTTIMNMQKDK; encoded by the coding sequence ATGCAAACTAAGGTTGAGAACAACAAGGCATGGTTCCTTGTTATGCCCGTTTTCTTGATTGTGGCTTTTTCTGCAATCATCCCCTTAATGACGGTTGTTAATTATTCTGTTCAAGACATTTTCGACCCTTATACTCGATACTTCGTTGGCACTGAGTGGTTTAAACAGGTGATGCTCGACAGCCGTTTACACGAAGCCTTACTACGCCAATTCATATACTCCTTCACCATTTTGGCTATTGAAGTACCGCTTGGCATTTGTGTCGCATTGATGATGCCAACAAAAGGTCGAGGAGCCTCTTTAGCACTCATTTTAGTCGCGATTCCATTACTGATTCCATGGAACGTGGTTGGCACAATTTGGCAAATTTTTGGTCGAGCTGACATCGGCTTATTTGGTGCCTTTATGTCTGAAATCGGCGTTAACTATAACTATGCCTCTGATACAACAGATGCTTGGCTGACTGTCATTCTCATGGACGTATGGCACTGGACTCCGCTGGTAGCACTTTTATGTTATTCCGGATTACGAGCCATTCCAGAAGTCTATTATCAAGCCGCTCGAATCGATCAGGCGTCACGTTGGGCTGTTTTCCGTCATATTCAGCTTCCTAAGCTCACTAACGTCTTAATCATTGGTGTTTTGTTGAGATTCATGGACTCTTTCATGATTTATACCGAACCTTTCGTCTTGACGGGTGGTGGACCTGGCAGTTCAACAACTTTTTTAAGCCAATCATTAGTACAGCAAGCCATAGGACAGTTTGACATTGGCCCAGCGGCTGCGTTCTCTTTGGTGTATTTCTTAATCATCTTATTAGTGTGCTGGGTGTTCTATACCACCATCATGAATATGCAGAAAGATAAGTAG
- a CDS encoding putative quinol monooxygenase has product MLQSGLFITAEIRIKPEKELRHAITALYAFCRAMETEPGCSMALPLQDKEDPCRFILWERYDDKTAFEAHFQAQHTQDFIASGLTDLIQAFELQQPELEPLL; this is encoded by the coding sequence ATGTTGCAATCAGGTCTATTTATTACTGCTGAAATCCGTATCAAGCCGGAGAAAGAGCTCCGTCATGCCATTACGGCTTTATACGCATTTTGTCGCGCCATGGAAACGGAGCCCGGTTGTTCTATGGCACTGCCATTACAAGATAAGGAAGACCCATGCCGTTTTATTTTATGGGAAAGATACGATGACAAAACGGCCTTTGAGGCACACTTTCAAGCTCAGCACACTCAAGATTTTATTGCCTCTGGCTTGACAGATTTAATTCAGGCGTTTGAGTTGCAACAGCCTGAATTGGAGCCATTACTATGA
- a CDS encoding DUF2160 domain-containing protein, with the protein MEWMSWTLPTALFFSGIAIILIGMTVWQIMSPSIERRGFIPLATTRGDRLFIGLLSSAFIHLAFVSLTNADLSVATALCVIWMIILMRWG; encoded by the coding sequence ATGGAGTGGATGTCTTGGACGTTACCAACGGCGCTATTCTTCAGCGGTATTGCCATCATTTTGATCGGTATGACTGTTTGGCAAATTATGTCGCCTTCCATTGAGCGCAGAGGGTTTATTCCTTTAGCAACAACTCGTGGAGATCGACTTTTTATTGGGCTGCTTAGCAGTGCCTTTATCCACCTAGCATTTGTGTCGTTGACTAATGCTGATCTTTCGGTGGCAACAGCTCTTTGCGTTATTTGGATGATTATCCTAATGCGCTGGGGTTAA
- a CDS encoding ABC transporter substrate-binding protein, producing MHYNKKKLALAALPFAVMLHSASLWADAYSDAAEKWVDSEFSVSTLTKEQQLTEMQWFTEAAKKFRGMEINVASETLTTHKYESQTLAKAFEEITGIKVNHDLIQEGDVVEKLQTQMQSGRNIYDAYVNDSDLIGTHFRYGKVVPISDMMIGDGKDYTLPTLDLADFIGLDFTTGPDGKLYQLPTQQFANLYWFRADWFAREDLKEKFKSIYGYELGVPVNWSAYEDIAEFFTDKVKTIDGEPVYGHMDYGKKDPSLGWRFTDAWFSMAGAGDKGLPNGLPVDEWGIRIKDACSPVGSSVSRGGATNGPAAVYATTKYVNWLSKYAPPEAQGMTFSESGPVPAQGSIAQQIFWYTAFTADMTTQGLPVVNEDGTPKWRMAPSPVGPYWEEGMKKGYQDVGAWTFMNSTPDDRRLAAWLYAQFTTSKTVSLQKTLVGLTPIRESDINSPEMQEAAPKLGGLVEFYKGPARKEWSPTGINVPDYPKLAQLWWQYISQAASGEASPQEALNGLAEAQDKVMARLERANVQPVCGPKLNEPRDEAYWLAQPGSPKAKLANEKPQGVTVTYEDLLKSWE from the coding sequence ATGCACTACAATAAGAAAAAACTTGCACTAGCCGCCTTACCCTTTGCCGTAATGTTACACTCGGCTTCCCTCTGGGCTGACGCGTATTCTGATGCGGCAGAAAAGTGGGTTGACTCTGAGTTTTCGGTTTCGACATTAACAAAAGAGCAACAGCTTACTGAAATGCAATGGTTTACGGAAGCGGCTAAAAAATTCCGAGGCATGGAAATTAATGTTGCATCAGAAACATTAACAACACACAAATATGAGTCTCAAACATTAGCCAAAGCCTTTGAAGAAATTACCGGCATTAAAGTCAACCATGATTTGATCCAAGAAGGCGATGTTGTTGAAAAGTTACAAACACAAATGCAATCTGGCCGTAACATCTACGATGCTTATGTTAATGATTCCGACTTAATTGGTACTCACTTTCGCTACGGTAAAGTCGTTCCTATCTCTGACATGATGATAGGTGACGGTAAAGATTACACCCTGCCAACATTAGACCTTGCTGATTTCATTGGGTTAGATTTTACTACTGGACCAGATGGCAAACTTTATCAGTTACCAACACAGCAATTTGCTAACCTTTATTGGTTCCGCGCCGACTGGTTCGCACGTGAAGATCTGAAAGAAAAATTCAAATCCATTTATGGTTACGAGTTAGGTGTACCAGTTAACTGGTCTGCTTATGAAGACATTGCAGAGTTCTTCACTGATAAAGTGAAAACAATCGATGGTGAGCCTGTTTACGGCCACATGGATTACGGTAAAAAAGACCCGTCTCTAGGCTGGCGCTTTACCGATGCTTGGTTCTCTATGGCAGGCGCTGGTGACAAAGGCTTACCAAATGGTCTTCCTGTTGATGAATGGGGCATTCGTATTAAAGACGCCTGCTCCCCAGTGGGGTCAAGTGTCTCTCGTGGCGGTGCAACTAATGGTCCTGCGGCCGTTTATGCCACAACCAAATACGTTAATTGGCTAAGTAAATATGCGCCACCAGAAGCTCAAGGTATGACCTTCTCTGAGTCTGGGCCTGTTCCCGCTCAAGGTAGCATTGCACAACAAATCTTCTGGTACACGGCCTTTACAGCCGATATGACGACACAGGGTCTACCTGTTGTAAATGAAGACGGCACACCGAAATGGCGTATGGCTCCCTCTCCTGTTGGACCTTACTGGGAAGAAGGCATGAAAAAAGGCTACCAAGATGTGGGCGCCTGGACATTCATGAATTCTACTCCGGACGATCGCCGTCTTGCAGCATGGCTATATGCTCAGTTTACAACGTCTAAAACGGTTTCTTTACAGAAAACGTTAGTTGGTCTAACACCTATTCGTGAGTCAGACATCAACTCTCCAGAAATGCAAGAAGCGGCACCAAAACTGGGTGGTTTAGTGGAGTTCTATAAAGGACCTGCTCGTAAAGAATGGTCTCCAACGGGGATCAATGTGCCAGATTATCCTAAATTAGCACAACTTTGGTGGCAGTATATCTCTCAAGCGGCAAGTGGTGAAGCCTCACCACAAGAAGCACTTAACGGCTTAGCTGAAGCTCAAGACAAGGTCATGGCTCGTCTTGAACGTGCAAACGTTCAGCCAGTATGTGGTCCGAAATTGAATGAGCCTCGTGATGAAGCCTATTGGTTAGCTCAACCAGGTTCGCCAAAAGCGAAACTTGCGAATGAAAAACCACAAGGTGTAACCGTAACTTATGAAGACTTACTAAAATCATGGGAATAA
- a CDS encoding ABC transporter ATP-binding protein gives MSLTLQNVTRVVEGETWIDEVNLSLEPGSFNVLLGRTLSGKTTLMRLMAGLDRPTKGKILMNGVDVTGMPVRDRNISMVYQQFINYPNLTVYENIASPLRLAKMSETEIDRRVRETAEMLRIDPFLDRLPLQLSGGQQQRTAMARALVKDSQIILFDEPLVNLDYKLREELRQELRALFKARNCIAVYATTEPNEALALGGNTAVLHEGKLLQMGPTAQVYHQPKTIITAEMFSEPPINVVPGRVSDEEVTFDETVHFRLNNDLRRLPPGDYQFGVRASHIGLVPHSDDDLELPVRVDLAEISGSETFLHVHNSHFDLVLHLSGVHEYQVDQNIKVYFPTHKLYAFDAQGQMVHSPARMRDQ, from the coding sequence ATGTCTTTAACGCTGCAAAATGTGACGCGCGTTGTTGAAGGTGAAACTTGGATCGATGAGGTTAATTTAAGCCTTGAACCAGGTTCCTTCAATGTTTTGCTTGGCCGAACGTTATCCGGCAAAACAACGCTTATGCGCCTCATGGCAGGTCTTGATCGACCCACTAAAGGTAAAATTCTGATGAATGGTGTTGATGTAACGGGCATGCCTGTTCGTGATCGCAACATTTCAATGGTTTATCAGCAGTTTATCAACTATCCCAATCTAACCGTATACGAGAACATAGCTTCTCCTCTTCGACTCGCAAAAATGAGTGAGACTGAAATTGATCGCCGTGTTAGAGAAACGGCCGAGATGCTTCGAATTGACCCTTTTTTAGACCGCTTACCACTGCAACTATCTGGTGGTCAGCAACAACGTACCGCCATGGCAAGAGCACTGGTAAAAGATTCACAAATCATTCTTTTCGACGAGCCTCTTGTCAACCTAGACTACAAACTACGAGAAGAGCTTCGACAAGAATTGCGCGCCTTATTCAAAGCACGTAATTGCATTGCGGTGTACGCAACAACAGAGCCAAACGAAGCGCTTGCACTTGGTGGCAATACAGCCGTATTGCATGAAGGTAAGTTATTACAAATGGGGCCTACCGCTCAGGTCTATCATCAGCCAAAGACCATTATTACCGCAGAAATGTTTTCAGAGCCGCCAATCAATGTTGTACCTGGCCGCGTGAGCGATGAGGAAGTGACTTTTGACGAAACCGTGCATTTTAGGCTAAACAATGACCTGCGAAGATTGCCTCCAGGTGACTACCAGTTTGGTGTTAGAGCATCTCATATCGGTCTTGTTCCACACTCTGATGATGATTTAGAACTGCCTGTAAGGGTGGATCTTGCTGAGATTAGCGGTTCAGAAACCTTCTTACATGTTCACAATTCACATTTTGATCTTGTACTCCATCTATCAGGCGTACATGAATATCAAGTTGATCAAAATATTAAAGTCTATTTTCCAACACATAAACTTTACGCCTTTGACGCTCAAGGTCAGATGGTGCATTCCCCAGCAAGAATGAGGGATCAATAA
- a CDS encoding ABC transporter permease subunit, with protein MVYLVLLLLPIYWLINMSFKTNTEILSGLSFFPQDFTLANYAKIFGDPTWYMGYVNSIFYVSMNMVISLLVALPAAYAFSRYKFVGDKHMFFWLLSNRMAPPAVFLLPFFQLYSSVGLFDTHIAVALAHCLFNVPLAVWILEGFMSGVPREIDETAYIDGYSFPRFFMKIFIPLIRSGIGVTAFFCFMFSWVELLLARTLTSVEAKPIAAIMTRTVSASGMDWGLLAAAGVLTILPGMLVIYFVRNHVAKGFALGRV; from the coding sequence ATGGTTTATCTTGTTTTATTGTTATTACCCATTTATTGGTTAATCAACATGTCGTTTAAGACCAATACTGAGATTTTAAGTGGATTATCTTTTTTCCCTCAAGATTTCACTTTGGCTAATTATGCAAAAATATTCGGTGATCCAACATGGTACATGGGCTATGTAAATTCTATCTTCTACGTTTCCATGAACATGGTCATCAGTCTTTTAGTGGCCCTGCCTGCCGCGTATGCCTTTAGCCGATATAAATTTGTCGGTGATAAACATATGTTCTTTTGGTTATTGTCTAACCGAATGGCGCCACCAGCGGTATTCTTGTTGCCATTCTTTCAGTTGTACTCTTCTGTTGGTTTATTCGATACCCATATTGCTGTCGCACTTGCTCACTGTCTCTTCAATGTCCCTCTTGCCGTTTGGATACTAGAAGGCTTTATGAGTGGCGTGCCTCGCGAAATTGACGAAACAGCTTATATCGATGGTTACAGCTTTCCTCGCTTCTTTATGAAAATTTTCATCCCACTCATACGCTCAGGGATTGGTGTAACGGCCTTCTTCTGCTTCATGTTTTCTTGGGTAGAACTGTTGTTGGCTCGTACATTGACGTCTGTCGAAGCAAAACCCATTGCCGCGATCATGACACGAACTGTTTCCGCATCGGGAATGGACTGGGGGCTACTTGCTGCCGCTGGGGTGTTAACCATTTTACCTGGAATGCTCGTTATTTACTTCGTTCGTAACCATGTCGCGAAGGGCTTTGCCCTTGGCCGAGTGTAA
- a CDS encoding Gfo/Idh/MocA family protein: MSKILNWGIIGTSFISDVMADAILQEGKTCLYAVAGRSAKPLAEFAKKYHIGHVYQDYDALINDSNIDIIYIALPNHLHHEFIIKAANAGKAILCEKSLSIDMQKTERALTAVDNNKVFFAEGLMYLTHPFISTIMQHINHNVIGNIRSIHAQYCAPISEFVNPQSKGALFNLGCYPISLIQLLLQQSFGDHIFHDFHVSATGTRGNDGNICESSVQFRFMNLEKQKPVMAQVYTAETYGLHASVTILGEAGRIELLSNPWLPESSHNTLRVTQYDKESETIDVNAEGNGFLYQVRLIREALEQGHTALQRPSARPSDSHQIMKMLTAWYDSHN; the protein is encoded by the coding sequence ATGAGTAAAATATTGAACTGGGGAATTATTGGAACCAGCTTTATCTCTGATGTGATGGCCGATGCCATTCTTCAAGAAGGGAAAACGTGCCTCTATGCCGTTGCCGGTCGCTCAGCAAAACCTTTAGCAGAGTTTGCAAAAAAATACCACATCGGTCATGTTTACCAAGACTATGATGCGCTGATCAATGACAGCAATATCGATATTATCTACATTGCTTTACCTAACCATTTGCACCATGAGTTTATTATAAAAGCAGCCAATGCAGGTAAAGCCATACTCTGTGAAAAATCCTTATCGATCGACATGCAAAAAACAGAACGAGCACTCACAGCAGTGGACAACAATAAGGTGTTTTTTGCTGAAGGGTTAATGTACCTAACCCACCCTTTCATCAGCACCATCATGCAGCACATTAACCACAACGTAATTGGTAATATACGATCTATCCACGCTCAGTATTGCGCGCCAATTTCAGAATTTGTTAACCCTCAAAGTAAAGGCGCCTTATTTAATCTAGGCTGTTACCCAATATCTTTAATACAATTGTTGCTGCAACAGTCTTTTGGTGATCATATTTTTCATGATTTCCATGTATCAGCAACGGGTACTCGAGGTAATGATGGGAATATTTGCGAATCCTCAGTCCAGTTTCGGTTTATGAACCTAGAAAAACAAAAGCCAGTTATGGCTCAAGTATATACAGCAGAGACCTATGGGTTACATGCAAGCGTTACTATTTTAGGTGAAGCAGGACGTATTGAACTGTTATCTAACCCTTGGTTACCAGAAAGTAGCCACAACACCCTACGAGTTACCCAATATGACAAAGAGAGTGAAACCATTGATGTCAACGCCGAGGGTAATGGTTTTTTATACCAAGTAAGACTGATACGTGAAGCACTAGAACAAGGGCATACGGCCTTACAAAGACCTTCCGCTAGGCCTTCAGATTCACATCAAATCATGAAAATGCTCACCGCTTGGTATGATTCCCACAACTAA
- a CDS encoding sigma-54-dependent Fis family transcriptional regulator, whose product MSTDSSLSKEKAKETAHKELIQESWYRCEKFGLDHSSQPDFAALPKGILNDLVDQHRSLLETTENEVLPYYENILSNSSCMIVLADRQGHVLNTWGQPRFGTAAKHGLVGGNQWTEMGVGTNAIGTALITGEAIQVGRDEHFLRANRFMVGSASPIYNSNNDLVGVLDISSDAYLPQDHTFGMVKLMSLSVENRLIFSAFQKDHFILSFNTNVVSLDSHWSGILVLDENGTIVSANRRAEVVLARDLALLNVNQLFDCEMRDIKHHPLNLPMKLLAMGRYQFYVKVIPPALQIMKIPDFRNRKDYISPLQNKSNDKSNAAPNIKPKMIPDNVIALDELQHGDERVERLVKQAHKIMEKDIPILIHGETGAGKEIFVRSLHYHSSRAAEMLVAVNCAAIPSELVESELFGYEKGAFTGAQNKGSIGLIRRAHRGTLFLDEIGEMPMAVQSRLLRVLQERIVTPLGSTEVYPVDIKLISATNRALKTEVKEGRFRQDLYYRISGLNIELPALRERSDKVELIQYLHNRLRQEEPGPALSKEMLALLAKHPWPGNMRQLVHVLKVGMAMADNDVLEDWHLPDDFFDDMDNHEETQPDKIEESLERLIPRLLHEYKGNISQTAKMAGVSRNTVYKYAKSKEELE is encoded by the coding sequence CTGTCTACGGATAGTTCTTTATCTAAAGAAAAGGCTAAAGAAACAGCACATAAAGAGCTTATTCAAGAGTCATGGTATCGCTGCGAAAAATTTGGATTGGACCACAGCAGTCAACCGGATTTTGCGGCGTTACCTAAAGGTATATTGAATGATTTAGTTGATCAGCATCGTAGCTTATTAGAAACAACTGAAAATGAAGTTTTACCTTATTATGAGAATATTTTAAGCAATTCGTCATGCATGATTGTCTTGGCAGATAGGCAAGGGCATGTTCTCAATACCTGGGGGCAGCCGCGTTTTGGAACCGCCGCTAAGCACGGATTAGTAGGGGGGAATCAATGGACCGAAATGGGCGTAGGAACGAATGCAATCGGCACCGCACTGATTACAGGTGAAGCGATTCAAGTGGGCCGCGACGAACACTTTTTACGAGCGAATCGTTTTATGGTGGGATCGGCATCCCCTATTTATAATTCTAATAATGATTTAGTCGGTGTGCTTGATATCTCCTCGGACGCTTATCTTCCTCAAGACCATACTTTTGGCATGGTTAAATTGATGTCTTTAAGTGTGGAGAATAGATTGATATTTTCCGCCTTCCAGAAAGATCATTTTATCTTAAGCTTCAATACGAACGTGGTGAGTTTAGATAGCCATTGGTCTGGTATTTTGGTGTTGGACGAGAATGGTACGATAGTGTCTGCGAATCGTCGTGCAGAAGTTGTGTTAGCCAGGGATTTAGCCTTGTTAAATGTTAATCAATTGTTTGACTGTGAAATGAGAGATATCAAGCATCACCCACTCAATTTACCGATGAAATTATTGGCTATGGGACGTTATCAATTTTACGTTAAAGTAATTCCACCTGCGCTACAAATAATGAAAATACCTGATTTTCGAAATCGAAAAGACTACATTTCACCTTTACAGAACAAATCAAATGATAAATCGAACGCCGCTCCTAACATCAAACCAAAAATGATCCCTGATAATGTTATCGCCCTTGATGAATTGCAACATGGTGATGAGAGAGTTGAAAGATTAGTGAAACAAGCTCACAAAATAATGGAGAAAGACATCCCTATTTTAATTCATGGGGAAACTGGAGCTGGGAAAGAAATTTTTGTCAGAAGTTTGCACTACCACAGTTCTAGAGCCGCTGAAATGCTGGTGGCGGTTAATTGTGCTGCGATACCTTCAGAGCTGGTTGAGTCTGAGTTGTTTGGGTATGAAAAAGGTGCGTTTACGGGCGCGCAAAATAAAGGTTCGATAGGATTAATACGTCGAGCTCATAGAGGGACGCTATTTCTTGATGAAATTGGTGAAATGCCAATGGCCGTTCAGTCCCGTCTACTGAGGGTGTTACAAGAAAGGATTGTGACACCTTTAGGTTCGACTGAAGTGTATCCTGTTGATATTAAACTTATTTCAGCTACTAACCGAGCGTTAAAGACGGAAGTAAAAGAAGGCCGCTTTCGACAGGATTTGTATTACCGTATTTCTGGACTCAATATAGAGTTACCGGCCTTGCGTGAGCGGAGTGATAAAGTTGAATTGATACAATATTTACATAACCGGCTACGCCAAGAGGAGCCTGGTCCAGCGCTTTCAAAAGAGATGTTAGCACTGTTAGCAAAACACCCATGGCCTGGTAATATGCGTCAATTGGTGCATGTGTTAAAGGTGGGAATGGCCATGGCAGACAATGATGTGTTAGAGGATTGGCATTTACCAGATGATTTCTTTGATGATATGGACAATCATGAGGAAACTCAACCTGATAAAATTGAAGAGTCTTTAGAAAGGTTAATACCTAGACTGTTACATGAATATAAAGGCAATATTTCTCAAACAGCCAAAATGGCTGGCGTAAGCCGAAACACCGTCTATAAATACGCTAAGTCGAAAGAGGAATTAGAGTAA